The nucleotide window agccctcctctgtggcctaacaggactactcctcccttcgggggtggggagaccaaagagccagtcattgagttcctgttagaaatagtccctgttcccctcactttgggaaaccaattggttactgagctaccacaggctacatctgagtggaggttctaggttatatccatacatggtccttggttgaatgtcagtctcagaaaagaccctgtgcccagatatatttggtccttgtggagctcctatcctttccccatcagactaactccccttctttcttatgattccctgtactctgccaaaggtttggtcatgagtctttgctttgaaaacactgctagttagcgtctttcagatgcgctcagtagactcctgtcatacgttcaatgcacatcccatctgtctttctaaattatAGTCAAACAAATTGGCTAAGAATTTGATGTCAGGAATTATCATTTTCTATTACATATTTTAAGGGAAAATATTCAAGCTTAAATTGTCTTTCCACATtgataaaagaaaattatgaaactCTATCTTGAGCACAGGACAAAAGTCTACCCTAACTCCATAATGAAAAACACTCATCTCTTGAGTTGGCAAAGGGGGCTAAGTGGAATGTGTAGCTCTCTACAGTGGTTCTGGAGAACAGGAAGAAGGTGTGGATAGGTAGTTGTTTAGGGTTTTGTTGGCTGATCCATAGATGTAGGAGGTTAATTCCTAAGGATAAACTTTGGTGCTAGAATCTCTCAAAAATGGTGGAGTCCTCAGAGACCTGAGATAATAATTATGGGTGTGATATTTCATGGTTGTGCTGAACCTTTAGGGAGTAGTGTGGTGTTGTGCTGGATGCATTTCTGTCAGCCTGACACATGTAGTCATCCTGTGGAGGAATCCTTGATTGAGACAATACCCCCATAAGACCGGGCTATAGGCAATCCTGTATAACACTTTCTCATTTAGTTATTGACAGTTGCAGGGGGTACGCACTGTGAAAGATGCCACCTCTGTACTGTTAATCCTTGCTTTtataagaaaggctgagcaagccaggagaaggAAGCCAATAGGCGGCCGCCCACCACAGGCTgcccatcagctcctgcctccaggttcttctcCTGCTTAAATTCCTATCTTGACTTCCTTAGTTGATAGATAGTGGAAAGGAAATATAAAGCTAGATGAACaattttctccccaagttgcattggtcacagtgtttcatcacagccacaACAAGCTTAAACAGGACAACTGTGTGGGAAAATCACCTGTAGAGTGAGAGCTACTGATACCACCCAGGTGAGAGATGAGGCCACAGGGAGCATGACATTCTCTCAGGTTTCCAATTTCACCCTGGGTTTCCTAGAGGCAGGCTCTAATAGACAGGAACTGGCATGAGGAAATGGGACTTAAAGGGTCCCTCTTTCTGCAagacaaagcagaaagaaaaggtgaTTTGGCTTTAGAACTGAGAGACCAAATACAAAGAAGCACATACAGATGCCAATGGCTTGTACCATGCTTATGGAAAACAGACAGcaattctattaaaaaataaggcaAAAATTGCTCAAAATAGAAAAGTATACATATGATAGGACCTCCTTCAATTGGGTGGTGAATTCTATTGATAGCCAAATAAGGGAGGTCTCAAGAACTTCTGGACTAGGATTTCACACACACTCCACAAGGGTGGAGATTTGCTgtaggaaggggaaggaggacagagggcatgcagagagaagagaaactgtggcctGGGGTATCTCTGAGACCTACAGCAGGACAGGCACCTTGGAGGATATGGAGGTGACACTATCGGAGACTCCTACTAGtgagggacatggagactgaagaggccaacTTCTaactagaaggagaggagaggatggagaacaCCAAACTACTCATAAAAACATCaacctaaaatttaccctgcctacaagaagttcagggataaagaaagagcagagactggtgtaatgtccaaccaatgcctggctacACCATGGGAGAgtgctaacccctgacactattaacaaccCTCTGTTATGCTTGCCGACAAGAGCCTAACAtatctgtcctctgagaggccccacccagcaaCAAATTGAAACTGATTAGgagcctcacagccaaacaattggTGTAGCACAGGGAAGAGTGGAAGAcaggatagaaggaccaggaggcaacaggagctccacaagaagaccaacagaaccaagtaACATGGGCCCAAGTGGGGGAAGGCTGGTAGATACTGAAACGCCAACAAAGGACCATATATGGACTGGCCTTAGAccccatacacacatgtacacaatgaacacttttgtcttcatgtgggttccatagtaaggagaatgggggctgtctctgacaatgaCTCTGTTgaatgctctttgatcacttgcctctagTGGGATTGCCATGCCAGGCCACCTGGTGGAGGATGCACTCaatcctgatatgacttgatgtgctgggatgggtaggtgggaggactccccttttctgaggggggaggggaagaaggatactaggaagaggaaaggaggataggactgggaggagaggagggagggagctctgactgggatataaagtgaataaataaataaataaatagttcacACATTTATACCTGAAAGAATTTTTgtaggatattttttttaattatttcttttgtgttctctttttacctttggtatatattttttttttgcattaaaaatTCAAGACTGAGGTTCTGTATTTGAAGTGCAATTTTAGCACCAGATGCTGGTTCTGGTGCTGCTGGTTACTTTTGTTTTAGGTATTGTCTTATCTTCATAATTatgataattaataaaaatccgCATATCACAAAGACAGTGAGAAAAACCAATACAAATGTTACCCAATTAGTATTTTGACGTTTTTCTGGAGGTGGTCCACTGTCTACACTACCACCAAAGCCACGTTGCAGACAGTATGGTGGTTTCCACCAGGGACCACAATGGCAGTGGTGTTTACTGTTGCAGACACCATTCATATTGCATAATCTTTCTGAACAGTTACCTAACAGAATGGACTTACTGACACACTTCCTGTCAATGCATATACGGTCTTTACCACAAGCTGTTCCGTCTTCCACTGCTCCAAGGTCAGCTAACCTTATTCCAAAATGATAGTCCAAAGACCAGCAGGTGGAATTATTGAAACGACCCCAATGCACCGTTTCGTGCTCTCTTCTAGGAGGAAGCTCTGCCACATTTTCACACTGGATCCTTCCACACAATACATCAGCACTATTGCATCCTATGTAGGTATAGCTATTGTTACCACAGTTACCGAAACGATCAccatgtttgtttatttccatGTAGCACCTTTCATCTGCACTCCTGGCTCCCTTGCCAAAAATCTCCTGACATTGTACCTGATGATTATGGCATGCATCTTTATAGCAATAGCCACCATTTCTGCAAGGGCTTCCATCCTCTAGGTACACGTCATCTGGACACGCAGCTGAAGTTCCATTGCACCACTCTGGCAGGtcacattcatttttctcttttctacacACTGTGCCTGTTGGAATGAACTTGCAGCTTTTGCAGCAAAGCCCAAAAGCACATTGTGCACCAGGTTTGAAAATACAGTCCTCTCTACAGCATGGATCACTTTGACATGACTCAGGGGTTCCACAATCACACTGCTCTCCTTCCTCAACCAGGTTATTCCCACAGATTGGCTCTTTTTCAGGTACTATCAAATCCGGAACATTGTGTAAACAGGATCGTTTCCCAGTAAGTGTAAACATTTCATTATAACTACAGTTGCTGTATCTATCAGAATCAGACTTGTATTCGGCCATTATGCAGCCCTTTCTCCCACAAGTGCAGTCTCTGCCATCATGAAGCATACCCAAATTGTGACCCATTTCATGTGCTAAAATGAAGGCCATGCGTGACACTGAATCATAGAGGTAACTCAGAACTGCACAATTATCAGTTGAACAAACTGTACCTGTATAGGCTAGCCCTATGTATTCACCATATCCTTGCCTGACATAAAGATGGATGACATCATGTCTAATTTGATTGCCAATGGTTTTTTCCTTCCAATCACAGAAATCTCTTAGGACAATAGAAATCTCTTTTTCTACATTGATAAGATTTTTTTCATTCCACACTTGAAGTGTGGTTAAAACCACTTCAGTATCTATTTGAAGAAAATAACCATTTAATCCATTGATTATTTGCAAAATATCTTGAAGACAGTGTGTGACATTTCCTTTTCTATGAACATATCGTTTGTGATCTAGTATTACAAAATATTCAAGATACTTGTGGTGTAGCCACCAATCCCCATATTGGCTTTGGAAATACGTGGAGTCACTGATTTCTCGAAGACTCATTTGTCGtgctatttcctcttctgataaCCCACATCTCATGGGAATTGATTCTGACTCCTCACTACCCATTTTATAAGCCAGATGTTCAAATGTGGAAGTTGAGCTCTTGGGCATGATTTCATAAACTGTGCCATTTATCTCTAGTATGCCTTGGAAACTTCCCAAACAGGTTGTAAGAGCAACTATGGATTCTGGATCTTCATCCACATAGCCATGGTAGTAGCAGTCATCCTGCACAAAAGGCTGTTCTGAAAGGATATCACCTTGGTTATTGTAGGTTAAAAGTAAGAAGTTTCTAGATATCAAGTTTTTCTTTGGTTTCATGGTGATAATATGCCTTTCCCCTCCAAAGTA belongs to Meriones unguiculatus strain TT.TT164.6M chromosome 4, Bangor_MerUng_6.1, whole genome shotgun sequence and includes:
- the LOC110541458 gene encoding disintegrin and metalloproteinase domain-containing protein 26A-like, whose protein sequence is MGTVVNVLVHKRIMFWLWKVLFLSTWSTTGHAKYSSPIEVVIPFRVTDSMRHNSSPGWLSYSLYFGGERHIITMKPKKNLISRNFLLLTYNNQGDILSEQPFVQDDCYYHGYVDEDPESIVALTTCLGSFQGILEINGTVYEIMPKSSTSTFEHLAYKMGSEESESIPMRCGLSEEEIARQMSLREISDSTYFQSQYGDWWLHHKYLEYFVILDHKRYVHRKGNVTHCLQDILQIINGLNGYFLQIDTEVVLTTLQVWNEKNLINVEKEISIVLRDFCDWKEKTIGNQIRHDVIHLYVRQGYGEYIGLAYTGTVCSTDNCAVLSYLYDSVSRMAFILAHEMGHNLGMLHDGRDCTCGRKGCIMAEYKSDSDRYSNCSYNEMFTLTGKRSCLHNVPDLIVPEKEPICGNNLVEEGEQCDCGTPESCQSDPCCREDCIFKPGAQCAFGLCCKSCKFIPTGTVCRKEKNECDLPEWCNGTSAACPDDVYLEDGSPCRNGGYCYKDACHNHQVQCQEIFGKGARSADERCYMEINKHGDRFGNCGNNSYTYIGCNSADVLCGRIQCENVAELPPRREHETVHWGRFNNSTCWSLDYHFGIRLADLGAVEDGTACGKDRICIDRKCVSKSILLGNCSERLCNMNGVCNSKHHCHCGPWWKPPYCLQRGFGGSVDSGPPPEKRQNTNWVTFVLVFLTVFVICGFLLIIIIMKIRQYLKQK